The Candidatus Omnitrophota bacterium nucleotide sequence CGGATCCGTAATTTTGTAACTAACTATTCCGCCGTTTTTGCCAATCATGGCAAAATGGCATATCTCGCCGCGCCAGCCTTCAACCAGGGATATGACAGCGCTCTCATTTTTTACAGCCGGCATGTCTGACATGACCGGGCCTTCTGGCAGGCAATGCAGGCGTTCAAG carries:
- a CDS encoding hydrogenase: LERLHCLPEGPVMSDMPAVKNESAVISLVEGWRGEICHFAMIGKNGGIVSYKITDPSFHNWIGLAMACRGEEISNFPLCNKSFNLSYCGHDL